The Anaplasmataceae bacterium AB001_6 genome has a segment encoding these proteins:
- a CDS encoding 16S rRNA (uracil(1498)-N(3))-methyltransferase: MSKIRIFHKSYLQSGTAFSLSNENKHYLLHVMRLKEGDNFYVFNGSGKEWIATFGISQCVVGSIIRSEALRSDDMKVMIAVSPIKWRNFHTMLRQLTEIGIDVIQPVFTVHTNGNYNFKYEKVYDVLVEATEQSNRLCVPEFKPYISFKDFINMYKDHTILACDCYSGEKNLEQIFDEVRAPIIFIGPEGGLTEDELSVPCIKKLNLSSNILRSETAAIVALSYYILNRRKHI, translated from the coding sequence ATGTCAAAAATTAGAATCTTTCACAAATCTTATCTGCAATCTGGGACGGCTTTTTCTCTTAGTAATGAGAATAAACATTATTTACTCCATGTAATGAGACTTAAAGAAGGAGATAATTTCTATGTTTTTAACGGTAGTGGAAAAGAGTGGATAGCTACTTTTGGTATTAGTCAATGTGTTGTTGGATCGATTATTAGATCAGAAGCGCTAAGAAGTGATGATATGAAGGTCATGATTGCAGTTTCTCCTATTAAATGGCGTAATTTTCATACTATGCTCAGGCAATTAACAGAAATAGGAATTGATGTTATTCAGCCAGTTTTTACAGTTCATACGAACGGGAATTATAATTTTAAATATGAAAAAGTCTATGATGTTTTAGTAGAAGCTACAGAACAATCTAATAGGTTATGTGTGCCGGAATTCAAACCATATATTTCCTTTAAAGATTTTATTAACATGTATAAAGATCATACTATTTTGGCATGTGATTGCTATAGTGGGGAAAAAAATTTAGAACAAATTTTTGATGAAGTCAGGGCTCCTATTATTTTTATTGGGCCAGAAGGCGGTTTAACCGAAGATGAATTATCTGTTCCGTGTATTAAAAAGCTCAATTTAAGTTCTAATATATTGCGTTCCGAGACAGCTGCTATTGTCGCCTTATCTTACTATATATTGAATAGAAGAAAACATATCTAG
- a CDS encoding methyltransferase domain-containing protein: MNSNLMDVTHFRKVFSEYAFSEDNMLLLKYFYPIMCSRSKIANPVIMQLGCFKHFTNEYIEKLGYKEVINVDFAKGMMTDVIGEKSLLQHTLQLNKGFENRFDLVLSFIIIEMFPNIQRTIIEIYSTLKIGGQFIAAVFGEDNLKELKTIVKQENIASENDHKNLSNIYIGSILQMSMFQKIVLQNEYLVIKYKRFSDLFRDLQALGYSVYIPLAKKIKKSTYKSIKQKYKELFYDKVNGYTVTIHLILISCEKR; this comes from the coding sequence ATGAACAGTAATTTAATGGATGTTACGCACTTCAGAAAAGTGTTCTCAGAATATGCCTTTAGTGAAGATAATATGCTTTTGCTAAAATATTTTTATCCTATTATGTGCAGTAGATCAAAAATTGCGAATCCTGTTATCATGCAACTTGGATGTTTTAAACATTTCACTAATGAGTATATTGAAAAGTTAGGCTATAAAGAAGTTATAAATGTGGATTTTGCAAAAGGCATGATGACCGATGTAATAGGGGAAAAATCTCTATTACAGCATACGTTACAATTAAACAAGGGCTTTGAAAATCGATTTGATCTAGTTTTAAGCTTTATAATAATTGAAATGTTTCCAAATATTCAAAGAACTATCATTGAGATATACTCCACCTTAAAGATCGGAGGACAATTTATCGCAGCAGTGTTTGGTGAAGATAATTTGAAAGAGTTAAAAACCATTGTAAAACAGGAAAATATAGCATCAGAAAATGATCATAAAAATTTATCTAATATTTATATTGGCTCCATACTGCAGATGAGTATGTTCCAAAAAATTGTACTACAAAACGAATATCTCGTAATTAAATATAAAAGATTCAGTGATCTATTCAGAGATTTGCAAGCTCTTGGATATTCAGTTTATATTCCACTAGCTAAAAAAATAAAAAAAAGTACATATAAATCGATTAAACAGAAATACAAAGAATTATTCTATGATAAAGTGAATGGTTACACAGTAACAATACATTTGATATTAATTAGCTGTGAAAAAAGATAA
- a CDS encoding transcription elongation factor GreA — protein sequence MVSNNNNSMNTSYITSEEKKKLLDTISDLYKQRIKALKEKEDAAAMGDLSENSEYKEAIRMLAIIDRNLMRYNKIISSSSAVDPSKLTGDTVKFGATVTVMDIETDKERTYQIVSEYGASIETHSISILSPLGKALIGKKTGDYIEFFTPKGFKNYQVIDIKYI from the coding sequence TTGGTAAGTAACAATAATAATTCTATGAACACATCATATATAACAAGTGAAGAAAAAAAGAAGTTGCTAGATACAATAAGTGATCTATACAAACAAAGAATTAAAGCGTTAAAAGAAAAAGAAGATGCGGCAGCTATGGGTGATTTATCAGAGAATAGTGAATATAAAGAAGCTATCAGAATGCTTGCTATAATAGATAGAAATTTAATGCGCTATAATAAAATAATTTCTAGTTCCAGCGCGGTCGATCCATCAAAATTAACTGGTGATACTGTAAAATTTGGAGCAACAGTAACTGTTATGGATATCGAAACTGACAAAGAACGTACATATCAGATAGTTAGTGAATATGGCGCTTCTATAGAAACCCACTCTATATCTATTCTTTCGCCTCTAGGGAAAGCATTGATAGGTAAAAAAACAGGAGATTACATAGAGTTTTTCACTCCCAAAGGCTTTAAAAATTATCAAGTAATAGATATTAAGTACATCTAG
- the lpdA gene encoding dihydrolipoyl dehydrogenase, protein MSNTSEVFDVIVIGGGPGGYVCAIRSAQLGLKTACIEKRSTLGGACLNEGCIPSKFLLNESHRYFDAKNSFHSKSIKVGNVDIDAKLLHDEKDAVIKQLCNGIDFLFKKNKVTRIVGTASIKNDSSDIKEIIVNDQDIIRAKNIVIATGSESIAIPNIEFDEKQILSSTGVLELDYIPKSLVIVGGGVIGLEMASVWVRLGSKVTVLEGSDSIIPVFDNEVSKTMQGILSKQGIEIKLNSMLSSVDKKKNSVNIKYKDAISGSEHDIEAEKLLISIGRRPYTKGLNLNAELSKGGQIAVDDIFQVKGKKNIYAIGDVIEGPMLAHKSSEEGIAVAEIISGKKPYIGCMPSVIYTSPEAAFVGLTEQELKQKNIKYSVGKFPFSACSRAKVNGETSGFVKVIVAPGDKRILGIHILGQQAGTMIAEACLALDYKASAEDIAVTCHSHPDLPEALKEAALQAFDKAIHM, encoded by the coding sequence ATGTCTAATACCAGTGAAGTGTTTGATGTTATTGTGATAGGAGGAGGTCCAGGTGGATATGTTTGTGCTATACGTAGTGCACAATTGGGATTAAAAACTGCGTGCATAGAGAAGCGTTCTACGCTTGGTGGAGCATGTTTAAATGAAGGATGTATTCCATCAAAATTTCTTCTTAATGAATCACATAGATATTTTGATGCAAAAAATAGCTTTCATAGTAAATCTATCAAAGTTGGGAATGTTGATATCGATGCAAAATTGTTGCACGATGAAAAAGATGCAGTTATTAAGCAGCTTTGTAATGGAATAGATTTTCTTTTTAAAAAAAATAAAGTTACAAGAATCGTTGGAACTGCAAGTATTAAGAATGATTCTTCAGATATTAAAGAAATTATAGTAAATGATCAAGATATAATTCGTGCTAAGAATATAGTTATTGCTACTGGTTCTGAATCAATTGCTATTCCAAATATAGAATTCGATGAAAAACAGATCCTGTCTTCTACTGGTGTATTGGAGTTGGATTATATCCCTAAAAGCTTAGTTATTGTTGGTGGAGGTGTCATAGGCCTAGAGATGGCTTCTGTATGGGTTCGTCTAGGCTCTAAAGTGACAGTATTAGAAGGTTCTGATTCTATTATCCCTGTCTTTGATAACGAAGTAAGTAAAACAATGCAGGGCATTTTATCTAAACAGGGTATAGAGATTAAATTAAACAGCATGTTGAGTTCTGTTGATAAGAAGAAAAATTCTGTGAATATAAAATATAAAGATGCAATTTCAGGTTCTGAGCATGATATAGAAGCAGAAAAATTACTTATTTCTATTGGTAGAAGGCCATATACTAAGGGGTTAAATTTAAATGCTGAGCTATCTAAGGGCGGTCAAATTGCTGTTGATGATATATTCCAAGTGAAAGGTAAAAAAAATATCTATGCAATTGGTGATGTAATAGAAGGTCCTATGCTTGCTCATAAATCTTCTGAAGAGGGAATAGCAGTAGCTGAGATAATATCTGGAAAAAAACCCTATATTGGTTGTATGCCATCTGTTATATATACCAGCCCAGAAGCGGCTTTTGTTGGTCTTACTGAGCAAGAATTAAAGCAAAAAAATATAAAATACTCAGTTGGAAAATTCCCTTTTTCTGCTTGCAGTAGAGCAAAAGTCAATGGTGAAACAAGTGGTTTTGTTAAAGTTATTGTAGCGCCTGGAGATAAAAGAATACTAGGGATACATATATTAGGACAACAAGCGGGAACTATGATTGCCGAAGCTTGTTTAGCTTTAGATTATAAAGCATCAGCAGAAGATATTGCTGTTACTTGTCACTCTCATCCTGACCTTCCAGAAGCGTTAAAAGAAGCTGCTTTGCAAGCATTTGATAAAGCCATACATATGTAA
- the ubiG gene encoding bifunctional 2-polyprenyl-6-hydroxyphenol methylase/3-demethylubiquinol 3-O-methyltransferase UbiG, with product MVSNSFEIKKFAELANEWWDKNGKFKLLHDLNILRVSYINSLINIDSLEVLDIGCGGGILSESLSKIKANVTAIDPCYESICVAKKHAEDNSLNINYLHCELEDFLISNGDKKYDLICLMEVVEHVDQLEDFLTQCASLLCHGGILVLSTINRTIHSYIKAILVAERFLNFVPKGTHQWNKFVRPSEITNALIKLKLLDITGLNYNPLLFEWKLQKNKVNTNYFMAFKAN from the coding sequence ATGGTTTCAAATAGCTTTGAGATAAAAAAATTTGCTGAATTGGCAAATGAATGGTGGGATAAAAATGGTAAATTTAAATTATTACATGATTTAAATATTTTGCGTGTTAGCTATATTAATAGCTTAATAAATATTGATAGCTTGGAAGTTCTTGATATAGGTTGTGGTGGAGGAATATTAAGTGAGTCACTGTCTAAGATTAAAGCAAATGTCACCGCAATTGATCCGTGTTATGAGAGTATATGTGTTGCTAAAAAGCATGCTGAAGATAACTCTTTAAATATAAATTATCTTCATTGTGAATTAGAAGATTTCCTTATATCCAATGGTGATAAAAAATATGATCTAATATGCTTGATGGAAGTTGTAGAACACGTTGATCAATTGGAAGATTTTTTAACGCAGTGTGCTAGTTTATTATGTCACGGGGGGATATTAGTGCTTTCAACAATTAATAGAACAATACATTCTTATATTAAAGCTATATTGGTTGCTGAGAGATTTTTGAATTTTGTGCCTAAAGGAACTCATCAATGGAATAAATTTGTTAGACCTTCGGAGATAACTAATGCATTAATTAAATTAAAATTGTTAGATATTACTGGATTAAATTACAATCCATTATTGTTTGAATGGAAATTACAAAAAAATAAAGTTAATACAAATTATTTTATGGCATTCAAAGCAAACTGA
- a CDS encoding exopolysaccharide biosynthesis protein — protein sequence MKKHRNILEILKEIRDIRKDKIETSVKEDNDRITLLEIIAVLHAKGFAILILLFCLPLTVPLPVPPGYTTVFSIPTLLFSVQMLFGRQAPWLPKKIAEIKIKRSILAYLVEKTSPILHKIEHFSRARIMFFSSKKGEKLYAIICLICSLAIALPLPMTNMIPAIGLSIYSIALINRDGLLAILAILICITGLIVTSLVIILGSKFVHLMLNIIKK from the coding sequence ATGAAAAAGCATAGAAATATACTAGAAATATTAAAAGAAATAAGAGATATTAGAAAAGATAAAATAGAAACTAGCGTCAAGGAGGACAATGATAGAATAACATTGTTAGAAATAATAGCAGTTTTGCATGCAAAAGGCTTTGCGATTCTGATACTGTTGTTTTGTTTACCTTTAACTGTACCTCTTCCCGTTCCTCCAGGATATACAACTGTTTTTTCTATTCCGACGCTATTATTTTCAGTACAGATGTTATTTGGCAGACAAGCACCTTGGCTTCCTAAAAAAATTGCAGAGATAAAAATCAAGCGATCAATATTAGCCTATCTAGTTGAAAAAACTTCACCGATTTTACATAAAATAGAACATTTTTCACGTGCACGTATTATGTTTTTTAGTTCAAAAAAAGGAGAAAAATTATATGCAATAATATGTTTGATATGTTCATTAGCTATAGCGCTACCTTTACCTATGACAAATATGATTCCTGCAATAGGTTTAAGCATTTATTCTATAGCATTAATCAATAGAGATGGTTTGTTAGCAATATTAGCAATACTAATTTGTATAACAGGCCTAATAGTTACATCCCTTGTTATAATATTAGGCAGTAAATTCGTGCATCTGATGCTAAACATAATAAAAAAATAA
- the dxr gene encoding 1-deoxy-D-xylulose-5-phosphate reductoisomerase — MISYKKIIVLGSTGSIGIQTLDLLDIYTNYSVFALVAANNYKLLAQQIGKYNPEFAVILNEDYYDDLKSLLTNSQTKLLCGYDAINSLVAERVDCVVNAVMGYDGLTFTMNALKSGNKVALANKESIICGGKLFSDYAEQIIPLDSEHYAISRILNNDVEKITLTASGGAFFQEKEITKNLNNALKHPTWAMGKKITINSATMFNKVMEVIEAHYLFSFPKDKIDIVIHPQSIVHSFVHYKNGEQHASLFLPDMKIPISSIFDSAEMHSYQNCLDIVKHGELSFFRADVSEYPMLNFLKTDQHITLTIANEIAVEYFISGVIGFDSIYKCIEDVLSTYYYNEDAIDNIESIFDIIKQVKYLTRNALYKYSNCLYS; from the coding sequence ATGATCTCGTATAAGAAAATAATCGTTTTAGGATCTACAGGATCTATAGGCATACAAACTTTGGATTTGTTGGATATTTACACTAATTACTCTGTTTTTGCCCTTGTAGCTGCTAATAATTATAAATTGTTAGCACAGCAGATAGGGAAATATAATCCAGAATTTGCTGTCATATTAAATGAAGATTATTACGATGATTTAAAATCATTGCTTACAAATTCCCAAACAAAATTGTTATGTGGGTATGATGCAATTAATTCACTTGTTGCAGAAAGAGTAGATTGTGTTGTTAATGCTGTTATGGGTTATGATGGATTAACATTCACAATGAATGCATTAAAATCTGGCAATAAAGTTGCATTGGCTAATAAAGAATCCATAATATGTGGAGGTAAGCTCTTTTCTGATTATGCTGAACAGATTATTCCTCTAGATTCTGAGCATTATGCTATAAGCAGAATTCTAAATAATGATGTTGAAAAAATTACTCTCACAGCATCAGGTGGTGCTTTTTTTCAAGAAAAAGAAATAACTAAAAATCTTAATAATGCTTTGAAACATCCTACTTGGGCAATGGGTAAGAAAATAACAATTAATTCTGCTACTATGTTCAATAAGGTTATGGAGGTAATAGAAGCTCATTATCTATTTTCTTTCCCGAAAGATAAAATTGACATTGTTATTCACCCACAGAGCATAGTGCACTCTTTTGTTCATTATAAGAATGGAGAACAGCACGCTTCATTATTTTTACCGGATATGAAAATTCCAATATCCTCTATATTTGATTCTGCTGAAATGCATTCATATCAGAATTGTCTTGATATTGTAAAACATGGCGAACTATCTTTTTTTAGAGCGGATGTTAGTGAATATCCTATGTTAAATTTTCTAAAAACAGATCAGCACATTACACTAACAATTGCAAACGAAATAGCAGTAGAATATTTTATCTCTGGAGTTATAGGATTTGATAGCATATATAAATGCATAGAAGATGTCTTAAGTACATATTATTATAACGAAGATGCTATAGACAATATAGAAAGTATCTTTGATATTATTAAACAAGTTAAATATTTAACAAGAAATGCTTTATATAAATATAGTAATTGTTTGTATTCGTAA
- the grxD gene encoding Grx4 family monothiol glutaredoxin has protein sequence MDETLKEKITNIVNSAPIVLFMKGNELYPACGYSGVVVKILNDLNCQFKTFDVLEDIEIRQGIKTFSDWQTIPQLYVKGEFIGGADIVRDLYQTGELKDLLANVNS, from the coding sequence TTGGATGAAACACTCAAGGAGAAAATAACTAATATCGTTAACAGTGCTCCTATAGTACTCTTCATGAAAGGCAATGAGCTTTACCCTGCCTGTGGATATTCAGGGGTTGTTGTGAAGATACTTAATGATTTAAATTGCCAATTTAAAACATTTGATGTACTAGAAGATATAGAAATCCGTCAGGGTATTAAGACTTTCTCCGATTGGCAAACTATCCCACAGCTTTATGTAAAAGGGGAATTTATAGGTGGAGCAGATATTGTACGTGATCTTTATCAAACAGGAGAATTGAAAGATCTTCTTGCTAATGTTAATTCTTAG
- a CDS encoding anhydro-N-acetylmuramic acid kinase, which translates to MDKEDSYIAVGTMSGTSCDGIDISIVETDGKEFIRFIYNEFFAYDERFSKSLLDISKTSLVVNDILEIEHNITLLHVDAINKAIQKAASFGVKRIDIIGFHGHTVLHRPDISMTWQIGNASLISALCECNVISDFRKNDMSYGGQGAPLVPIFHRALFSQYYQGQELFVINIGGIANITHLYKNKIHASDVGPGNCIIDNILYKKSDKICYDIGGQIAFKGNVNQNVIKSLSDYFKTTKKIQSFDREFFSVHFFENMILEDAVATAAYFTALCICDAINSLARDTENIKIIVSGGGRKNLYIIDCITQIMQIDVIDIDKIGDFNGDFIESGAFAYLAVRSLLNLHITETQTTGVRKKFCQGGILNRYNNSQEEK; encoded by the coding sequence ATGGATAAAGAGGATTCTTACATTGCAGTAGGGACAATGAGTGGAACTTCTTGTGATGGAATAGATATTTCTATTGTTGAAACCGATGGTAAAGAATTTATTCGTTTCATATACAATGAATTCTTTGCCTATGATGAGCGTTTTAGTAAATCTTTGTTAGATATCAGTAAAACTAGTTTAGTAGTAAATGATATTTTAGAAATAGAGCATAATATTACTTTACTACATGTTGATGCAATAAATAAAGCAATTCAAAAAGCTGCTTCTTTTGGGGTCAAAAGAATTGATATTATCGGATTTCATGGTCATACAGTTCTTCATAGACCAGATATTTCTATGACTTGGCAAATTGGTAATGCATCTTTAATTTCTGCTCTCTGTGAATGCAATGTTATAAGTGATTTCCGTAAAAATGACATGTCTTATGGGGGACAAGGTGCTCCACTGGTGCCAATCTTTCATCGCGCTCTATTCTCTCAATATTATCAAGGTCAGGAATTATTTGTAATTAATATTGGTGGTATTGCTAATATTACTCATCTTTATAAAAATAAAATTCATGCTTCAGATGTTGGCCCCGGGAATTGCATAATTGATAATATTCTGTATAAAAAATCAGATAAAATATGTTATGACATAGGGGGGCAAATAGCATTTAAAGGCAATGTGAATCAAAATGTTATAAAGAGTCTGTCCGATTACTTTAAAACTACAAAGAAAATACAGTCCTTTGATCGTGAATTTTTTAGTGTGCATTTTTTTGAGAATATGATACTTGAAGATGCAGTAGCAACTGCAGCATATTTTACTGCTTTATGTATATGTGATGCTATTAATAGTCTTGCGAGAGATACTGAAAATATTAAGATTATAGTATCAGGCGGCGGCAGAAAAAATCTGTATATAATAGATTGCATTACTCAAATAATGCAGATCGATGTCATCGATATCGATAAAATTGGTGATTTTAACGGAGATTTCATAGAATCAGGGGCGTTTGCATATTTAGCTGTTCGTAGTCTATTGAACCTACATATCACAGAAACTCAAACAACTGGCGTCAGAAAGAAATTCTGTCAAGGAGGAATCTTAAACAGATACAATAATTCTCAAGAAGAAAAATAA
- a CDS encoding aminotransferase class V-fold PLP-dependent enzyme, producing the protein MLISNRLRYAILAVFDIIMNSEQNTIPVKMQAIAKRQNVSIKYLESIMTVMAKTRLLKSSSGVGGGYLIAKDLSELSILDLIQSIENGIKFTRCKDHVGCLDNGAKCFIHDILADLQENMEQILTADYKILDLIQKYQAGSKDNIIYFDSNATIPIDYTIQQKINSKLFYNPSSTHKLGQKSKYLIEQARERILRSIGIESDYKLLFTSSATEANYYIGKIKGISKFFCSAIEHVSILDNLPNVNLIGVDNNGVLNLNTLRSMIDENTCLNEPFLISIAFVNSETGVMQDIKRISDIVHSLGGLLHVDAVQAYSRIDINIKDLGIDLMTISGHKVGAGFGAGALIYRSDISILPTFLGGMQEKGMRSGTENVPAIYALGEIADMLNYRIQSFANLVKLHSTFESDLCELIPDIIICSSEASRIGNTTCTILPNVKNDLQMLHFDMNGICVSNGSACSSGLYKTSHGLKAMGYEDALAQCAIRISSNINNDKNDFEHLVKSWKSMYNSLYQFNYPILN; encoded by the coding sequence ATGCTGATATCTAACCGTTTGCGATATGCAATCTTAGCTGTTTTTGACATCATTATGAATAGTGAGCAAAATACGATACCAGTTAAAATGCAAGCGATTGCAAAAAGACAAAATGTATCAATAAAATATCTTGAATCAATAATGACTGTTATGGCTAAGACCAGATTATTGAAGTCTTCTTCTGGTGTTGGCGGCGGTTATCTTATTGCCAAAGATTTATCAGAGTTATCAATATTAGATTTAATCCAATCTATTGAAAATGGTATAAAATTTACACGCTGTAAAGATCATGTTGGATGCCTTGATAACGGTGCTAAATGTTTTATTCACGATATTTTAGCAGATCTTCAAGAAAACATGGAGCAAATTCTTACAGCAGATTATAAAATCCTGGATTTAATTCAGAAATATCAGGCGGGTTCGAAAGATAATATTATTTATTTTGATAGCAATGCTACCATTCCAATTGATTACACCATACAGCAAAAAATTAATTCTAAGTTATTTTATAATCCGTCTTCAACTCATAAATTGGGGCAAAAATCAAAATATTTAATAGAACAAGCTCGTGAAAGAATATTACGTTCTATAGGGATAGAATCCGATTATAAATTATTATTTACATCAAGCGCTACAGAAGCTAATTATTACATTGGAAAAATTAAAGGTATTAGTAAGTTTTTTTGTTCAGCTATAGAGCATGTTTCAATATTAGATAATTTGCCTAATGTTAATCTAATAGGTGTTGATAACAACGGAGTATTAAATCTGAATACCTTGCGATCAATGATTGATGAAAATACTTGTTTAAATGAACCTTTCTTGATTTCCATAGCTTTTGTGAATAGTGAAACAGGAGTTATGCAAGATATAAAAAGAATATCTGATATTGTTCATTCTCTGGGAGGACTTTTACATGTAGATGCTGTTCAAGCATATTCGCGGATTGATATAAATATTAAAGACCTTGGAATAGATTTAATGACTATTTCTGGACATAAAGTTGGCGCGGGATTTGGCGCCGGTGCTTTAATATATCGATCAGATATTTCAATCCTTCCGACTTTTCTAGGAGGAATGCAAGAAAAAGGAATGCGTTCTGGTACAGAAAATGTTCCTGCTATATACGCTTTAGGGGAAATTGCAGATATGTTAAATTATAGAATTCAATCTTTTGCGAATTTAGTAAAATTACACAGCACCTTTGAAAGCGATTTATGTGAATTAATACCTGACATAATTATATGTAGTAGTGAGGCATCTAGAATAGGTAATACAACTTGTACAATATTACCAAATGTTAAAAATGATTTGCAGATGTTACATTTTGATATGAATGGAATATGTGTCAGTAATGGTTCTGCATGTTCTTCTGGATTATATAAAACTTCCCATGGATTGAAGGCTATGGGCTATGAAGATGCCTTAGCTCAATGTGCTATTAGAATTAGCTCAAATATCAATAACGATAAAAATGATTTTGAACATCTTGTAAAGTCTTGGAAAAGTATGTATAATTCCCTCTATCAATTTAATTATCCTATATTGAACTAG
- a CDS encoding IscS subfamily cysteine desulfurase, which translates to MIKLVYLDNNATTQTDPRVLEEMSSFFLKPSNMHSRSHNFGWSAEEAVDNAKDNIAKLIGSSGKDIILTSGATEANNLAILGAVEFYKIKHVITLQTEHKCVLECCRKLERMGVEVTYLRVQSNGLIDIKDLKEAIKSETKLISVMFANNEIGVIQPMKEIGKICKDNDIIFHVDAAQAYGKIKIDVNDMNISLLSISSHKIYGPMGIGALYVSRKPVRIRLSPIIIGGGQERGMRSGTVPTPLAVGFGKAAEICAEFMEEESKRCLSLRNRLRDIICEGIPSATVNGDMISRLPGNLNISFPYVEGESIIMSIDDIAVSSGSACTSASLEPSYVLRALGLDDIMAHSSIRFGIGRFNTIDEIEYTGQKIVKQIKRLMDLSPLWEMVQEGIDLSKVEWVEH; encoded by the coding sequence ATGATTAAGTTAGTTTATCTAGATAATAATGCTACAACTCAAACTGATCCTCGCGTTCTCGAAGAGATGAGCTCTTTTTTTCTGAAACCTAGCAATATGCACTCTCGTAGCCATAATTTCGGTTGGAGTGCCGAAGAAGCAGTGGATAACGCTAAAGATAATATTGCCAAATTAATAGGATCTTCTGGAAAGGATATTATATTAACTTCTGGTGCTACCGAAGCTAATAATCTTGCTATATTAGGGGCAGTGGAATTTTATAAAATTAAGCATGTTATTACACTTCAAACAGAGCATAAATGTGTTTTAGAGTGTTGCCGTAAGTTAGAAAGAATGGGTGTTGAAGTGACCTATCTTAGAGTACAAAGTAACGGCTTAATAGATATTAAGGATTTAAAAGAAGCTATAAAATCTGAAACTAAACTTATATCTGTCATGTTTGCAAATAATGAGATTGGCGTTATTCAACCAATGAAAGAGATAGGTAAAATATGCAAAGATAATGATATCATATTTCATGTAGATGCTGCACAGGCCTATGGAAAGATCAAAATTGATGTAAATGATATGAATATATCCCTCTTAAGTATATCTTCTCATAAAATATATGGCCCGATGGGTATTGGAGCATTATATGTGAGCCGTAAACCTGTCAGAATTAGATTATCCCCGATTATAATAGGAGGGGGGCAAGAAAGAGGTATGCGTTCTGGGACAGTCCCAACGCCACTTGCTGTAGGTTTTGGAAAAGCAGCAGAGATTTGTGCAGAGTTTATGGAAGAAGAGAGCAAACGCTGTTTATCCTTGAGAAATAGATTGCGTGATATAATCTGCGAAGGTATTCCATCGGCTACAGTAAATGGTGATATGATAAGTAGATTGCCAGGTAATCTTAATATTAGTTTTCCATATGTTGAAGGAGAATCTATTATTATGTCTATTGATGATATAGCTGTTAGTTCAGGATCAGCTTGTACATCTGCATCTTTAGAACCTTCGTATGTGTTAAGAGCGTTAGGTTTAGATGATATAATGGCGCACTCATCTATACGATTTGGTATCGGTAGATTTAATACTATAGATGAGATTGAATACACTGGACAAAAAATAGTAAAACAAATTAAAAGATTGATGGATTTAAGCCCTCTTTGGGAAATGGTGCAAG